One stretch of Paenibacillus sp. FSL R5-0341 DNA includes these proteins:
- a CDS encoding ATP-binding protein gives MGCVLIALGLFLLPYIDTNFAESESRDIKRLFTYICIIGFSLTTFFALFLFTKITQPMQQLIQAANSIRKGNYGTRLSLVTSDEIGELANTFNHMAAQLEDNIRNLNHEKEHLASVLRSMTDAVVTFDGEGKVILTNPPGEKVMQAWYDLDWAQMDEGQDAEHSGKSSRDVPEPLLPLFRMVMEQGGDQSSNVHVQQGVWSVQMAPLYADSVVRGAVAVLRDVTEEVRLEKMRRDFVANVSHEIRTPLSMMQGYSEALLDGMATSPEESEELIQVIHDESLRMGRLVKDLLDLARMEAGHTDMVMKEVDLGELLDRVYRKFSVRSKEQGIQLQFECKQPTIELQQADEDRLEQVFTNLLDNAFRHTPTGKNVMISAELVTHLRAPFARVSVKDQGVGIPSSDLPFIFERFYKADKARVRGESVGTGLGLAIVKNIVDAHQGIINVNSVLGEGTEFILQFPLDSSK, from the coding sequence GTGGGTTGTGTACTTATAGCGCTGGGTCTTTTTTTGTTGCCCTACATTGATACGAACTTTGCAGAATCCGAATCGAGAGATATTAAACGGCTCTTTACCTATATCTGTATTATCGGATTCAGTTTAACGACGTTTTTTGCATTGTTTCTTTTCACCAAAATTACACAGCCCATGCAGCAATTGATTCAGGCAGCCAATTCGATTCGCAAAGGGAATTATGGAACTCGCCTCTCCCTGGTAACAAGTGATGAGATTGGTGAACTTGCCAACACATTTAATCATATGGCTGCCCAACTGGAAGATAACATTCGGAACCTTAACCATGAGAAAGAACATCTGGCGAGTGTGCTTCGAAGCATGACCGATGCGGTAGTTACTTTTGATGGTGAAGGTAAAGTTATCCTGACGAATCCGCCAGGAGAGAAGGTCATGCAGGCTTGGTATGATCTGGATTGGGCACAGATGGACGAAGGACAAGATGCCGAGCATTCTGGAAAGTCTTCACGTGATGTGCCTGAGCCCCTCCTTCCTTTATTCAGAATGGTGATGGAGCAAGGCGGGGATCAAAGCTCCAATGTTCATGTACAGCAGGGTGTGTGGTCTGTTCAGATGGCACCGTTGTATGCTGACAGTGTTGTCAGAGGCGCTGTGGCTGTCTTAAGAGACGTAACAGAAGAAGTACGGCTGGAGAAGATGCGGCGTGACTTCGTGGCTAACGTATCTCATGAGATACGAACCCCGTTATCCATGATGCAGGGCTACAGTGAAGCGCTGCTGGACGGCATGGCAACCTCACCTGAGGAGAGTGAAGAACTCATTCAGGTGATTCATGATGAGTCCCTGCGTATGGGCAGACTGGTTAAAGACCTGCTTGATCTTGCCCGGATGGAAGCTGGACACACGGACATGGTTATGAAGGAAGTTGACCTCGGAGAACTGCTGGATAGAGTATATCGGAAGTTCTCGGTGCGCTCGAAAGAACAGGGAATTCAACTGCAGTTTGAATGCAAACAGCCAACCATTGAACTTCAACAGGCAGATGAGGATCGACTGGAGCAGGTGTTTACGAATTTGCTGGACAATGCGTTCAGACATACGCCTACTGGCAAAAATGTAATGATCTCTGCTGAGCTGGTCACGCATCTTCGCGCTCCGTTCGCAAGAGTATCTGTGAAGGATCAGGGTGTAGGTATCCCTTCGTCTGACTTACCTTTTATTTTCGAACGCTTTTACAAAGCAGACAAAGCACGCGTTCGGGGTGAAAGTGTAGGCACAGGACTCGGTTTAGCCATTGTGAAAAATATTGTAGATGCCCATCAAGGCATCATTAATGTGAATAGCGTACTTGGCGAAGGTACGGAGTTTATTTTACAATTTCCTCTGGATTCATCGAAATAG
- the ccsA gene encoding cytochrome c biogenesis protein CcsA, with the protein MSLLDFSSDAFIVAFFLYCAAFLLYAVAVMGKKWSNRDPLDHMNRWGKRAFIASTVALAAHIVFFVTRWAGAGHIPVSNMYEFMSFLSMMIMVAFIVVYAIYRKSLLGLFALPLTIIIMAYAAVFPQEVQPLIPALQSIWLKIHVTLAALGEAFFAVGFAAGFMYLLRTVDFSGKDKSSRRQRGWVEFTLITIVVVIGFIGTVFAFRAAGYETVFVQKTVSIDTEVQENSTIEKVIYRMPPIFAPYNSEVESMTPFLGMKKPLLETPSWMNGVNAGRKLNTVVWSLIVGLILYGIVRLLVRRPLGQALQPMMDGIDADDLDEISYRAIAIGFPIFTLGALIFAMIWAQIAWSRFWGWDPKEVWALITWLYYSVYLHLRLSRGWQGQKSAWLAVLGFLVVMFTLVGVNLIIAGLHSYAGAD; encoded by the coding sequence GCATTTATCGTAGCTTTCTTTCTCTATTGTGCTGCATTCTTGTTATATGCTGTCGCGGTAATGGGCAAAAAATGGAGTAATCGTGATCCTTTGGACCATATGAATCGCTGGGGTAAAAGAGCTTTTATCGCTTCGACTGTCGCTTTGGCGGCGCATATCGTATTTTTTGTAACCCGATGGGCTGGGGCAGGTCATATCCCTGTTAGTAACATGTACGAGTTCATGTCTTTTCTCTCCATGATGATCATGGTTGCATTTATTGTTGTTTATGCCATATACCGCAAGTCATTACTTGGTTTGTTTGCCTTACCACTTACCATCATTATTATGGCGTATGCCGCTGTATTTCCTCAGGAGGTACAACCATTAATCCCGGCACTTCAGTCCATCTGGCTGAAAATTCACGTGACGTTGGCCGCGCTTGGTGAAGCGTTCTTCGCCGTAGGTTTTGCTGCAGGATTCATGTATTTGCTTCGTACCGTTGATTTCAGTGGGAAAGACAAGTCTTCAAGACGCCAACGGGGATGGGTTGAATTCACGCTGATTACCATTGTCGTAGTCATCGGATTTATCGGAACGGTATTTGCCTTTCGTGCCGCTGGTTACGAGACGGTTTTTGTACAGAAAACGGTCAGCATTGACACAGAGGTACAGGAAAATAGTACAATAGAGAAAGTGATTTATCGCATGCCTCCGATTTTTGCACCATATAATAGCGAAGTGGAGAGCATGACACCGTTTCTTGGCATGAAAAAACCTTTACTTGAGACGCCTTCCTGGATGAACGGGGTAAATGCCGGGCGCAAGCTGAATACGGTGGTTTGGTCACTTATTGTAGGTCTGATCCTGTATGGAATTGTACGACTTCTTGTGCGCAGACCACTTGGACAAGCGTTACAGCCGATGATGGATGGAATCGATGCCGATGATCTGGATGAGATTAGTTATCGCGCGATTGCCATTGGTTTTCCGATATTTACGCTGGGAGCATTAATCTTTGCCATGATCTGGGCTCAGATTGCCTGGAGTCGCTTTTGGGGCTGGGACCCCAAAGAGGTGTGGGCATTAATCACATGGCTATATTATAGTGTGTATCTGCATTTGCGTTTATCCAGAGGTTGGCAAGGTCAAAAGTCTGCATGGCTTGCAGTTCTTGGCTTCCTGGTCGTTATGTTTACGCTGGTTGGAGTGAATCTGATCATTGCCGGATTACATTCTTACGCTGGAGCGGACTAG
- a CDS encoding response regulator transcription factor encodes MAEHENRILVVDDEERIRRLLKMYLEKEGYEIDEAEDGETALRKATAGDYGLILLDVMLPGMDGVEVCTRLRQVKSTPVLMLTAKGEEINRVQGFEVGADDYVVKPFSPREVIYRVKAILRRSSATAYLSKESNSSNNIVFPHLVIEHDAHRVTAGGEEISLTPKEYELLHYLATSPDKVFSREELLKDVWNYEFFGDLRTVDTHVKRLREKLNKVSPESAAMITTVWGVGYKLEVPK; translated from the coding sequence ATGGCTGAACATGAGAATCGAATACTGGTCGTGGATGACGAAGAGAGAATCCGCAGGCTTTTGAAAATGTATCTTGAAAAAGAAGGTTATGAAATTGATGAAGCCGAGGATGGAGAAACTGCACTGCGTAAAGCAACAGCAGGTGACTACGGACTAATTTTGCTTGACGTGATGTTGCCGGGTATGGATGGCGTTGAAGTGTGTACCCGTCTTCGTCAGGTGAAATCAACGCCGGTTTTGATGCTTACTGCAAAAGGTGAAGAGATTAACCGGGTTCAGGGCTTCGAAGTTGGCGCTGATGACTATGTAGTAAAACCATTCAGCCCGCGTGAAGTGATTTATCGCGTAAAAGCGATTTTGCGTCGATCTTCTGCAACGGCATATCTCTCCAAGGAGAGTAATTCGAGTAACAACATTGTGTTCCCGCATCTGGTTATTGAGCATGATGCCCACAGGGTAACCGCTGGCGGTGAAGAGATCAGTCTTACACCAAAAGAATATGAATTGCTGCACTATCTGGCAACATCTCCAGACAAAGTTTTCTCCAGAGAAGAACTGCTCAAAGATGTATGGAATTACGAATTCTTTGGCGATCTTCGTACCGTGGATACGCACGTGAAGCGTCTTCGCGAGAAACTCAACAAGGTATCGCCTGAATCGGCGGCCATGATTACGACGGTGTGGGGTGTGGGTTATAAACTGGAAGTACCGAAATAG
- a CDS encoding collagen-like repeat preface domain-containing protein: MSDERKRVNIKAFLEGRSFRAGSPFIPITSSELEQFESILHSLAVTIPAAISQSTSANVLALQNGLRQLLTFVNDSGFRAGVKAELQAVLELTIAGSEVVPVPLINLAGNLQNLLDDLLSVTLLLEVPPAEKDKLVGLIRSISVSLSRATTTFGTGGITGPAGPPGVPGVPGVPGVPGVPGVPGVKGPAGPAGGIGPVGPVGPVGPQGAQGPAGAPGVGLNNITEYDPALGPTYAQGQVVSYEGSLYVANVNGPLGTPGSSPDYTLLLSGGTTGATGATGAGLTGALAFDPALAPGYPAGQVITYNGSTYITSVAGPLGTPGASSDYTLIAAAGATGATGVGLTGLTSFDPAQSPTYPAGQVVTFNGSTYITNVASPVGVPGSSPDYTLLAAAGATGVGTTGATGATGVGLTGIVPFDPALAPTYPAGQIVTFGGSTYIANVASPTGTPSSSTDYTLLAGSGVTGATGATGIGLNGAVPFDPAVAPTYPAGQVVTFNGSTYITNVASPTGTPGTSPDYTLLAGAGPTGATGASGVTGATGAGLTGIVPFDPAVAPTYPAGQVVTFNGSTYITNVASPTGTPGTSPDYTLLAGAGATGVTGPTGVGVTGSTGATGAGLTGIVTFDPAVAPTYPAGQVVTFNGSTYIANVASPAGTPGTSPDYTLLAGAGATGVTGATGIGLNGVVPFDPAVAPTYPAGQVVTFNGSTYIANVASPTGTPGTSPDYTLLAGAGPTGATGASGSTGATGVGLTGIVPFDPAVAPTYPAGQVVTFNGSTYIANVASPTGTPGTSPDYTLIAGAGATGATGVGVTGSTGATGTPGVTGATGVTGAGLTGVVPFDPAVAPTYPAGQVVTFNGSTYIANVASPTGTPGTSPDYTLIAGVGATGATGVGVTGNTGATGVTGAGLTGVVPFDPAVAPTYPAGQVVTFNGSTYIANVASPTGTPGTSPDYTLIAGAGATGVTGATGIGLNGVVPFDPAVAPTYPVGQVVTFNGSTYIANVASPTGTPGTSPDYTLLAGAGSTGATGVSGATGATGVGLSGIVPFDPAVAPTYPAGQVVTFNGSTYIANVASPTGTPGTSPDYTLIAGAGATGVTGATGIGVTGSTGVTGASGVTGATGVGLAGVVPFDPAVAPTYPAGQVVTFNGSTYIANVASPTGTPGTSPDYTLIAGVGATGATGVGVTGNTGATGVTGAGLTGVVPFDPAVAPTYPAGQVVTFNGSTYIANVASPTGTPGTSPDYTLIAGAGATGVTGATGVGVTGSTGATGTPGVTGATGVTGAGLTGVVPFDPAVAPTYPAGQVVTFNGSTYIANVASPTGTPGTSPDYTLIAGAGATGVTGATGVGVTGSTGATGTPGVTGATGVTGAGLTGVVPFDPAVAPTYPAGQVVTFNGSTYIANVASPTGTPGTSPDYTLIAGAGATGVTGATGAGATGSTGEPGATGVTGLTGATGVTGATGVSVTGSTGTTGATGGTGTTGVTGLTGATGVTGATGVSVTGVTGSTGATGETGVTGVTGLAGATGITGATGVSVTGSTGTTGATGGTGATGVTGLTGANGITGATGVSVTGSTGTTGATGGTGTIGATGLTGATGITGATGVGVTGSTGATGVTGETGATGIAGLTGTTGITGATGVGVTGSTGATGGTGGTGTTGITGATGVGVTGSTGATGATGGTGATGITGATGVGVTGSTGATGATGGTGATGITGATGVGVTGSTGATGATGGTGATGITGATGVGITGSTGATGVTGTSVTAASSYAENTNGTILVILGGTVVALPANQNIGTGITVNGGNDTFTLATAGRYYISYKVNLTAAIAVQSRILLNGAVVPASVISPVLSLSQLATDFIITATAGSTIQLQLFGLVATAVLSPPGATLNIIRLS; encoded by the coding sequence ATGTCCGATGAACGAAAAAGGGTCAATATTAAAGCGTTTCTGGAAGGCAGATCTTTCAGAGCAGGCTCTCCATTTATCCCCATAACATCAAGTGAACTGGAGCAGTTCGAATCCATTCTTCATTCTCTAGCTGTAACTATTCCCGCTGCGATCAGTCAATCGACTTCAGCCAATGTACTGGCATTGCAGAATGGACTGCGCCAGTTGCTTACTTTTGTAAATGATTCCGGATTTCGTGCCGGAGTAAAGGCGGAATTGCAAGCCGTATTGGAATTAACCATTGCAGGCTCAGAGGTTGTCCCAGTTCCTCTAATTAATCTGGCTGGTAACTTGCAAAACTTACTGGATGACTTGTTGAGTGTGACGTTACTTCTGGAAGTTCCGCCTGCAGAAAAAGATAAACTTGTGGGATTAATCCGTTCGATATCTGTGTCCTTAAGTCGGGCAACGACGACTTTCGGAACCGGGGGCATTACTGGACCCGCCGGCCCACCCGGGGTTCCAGGAGTTCCAGGTGTACCAGGAGTCCCGGGCGTACCGGGCGTCCCTGGGGTGAAAGGGCCTGCGGGACCAGCAGGAGGAATTGGACCCGTAGGACCAGTGGGGCCAGTTGGCCCACAGGGAGCGCAGGGTCCGGCAGGAGCACCTGGTGTGGGTTTGAACAATATTACTGAATATGATCCTGCACTTGGACCGACCTATGCTCAGGGGCAGGTCGTTAGCTACGAGGGCAGTCTTTATGTTGCCAATGTAAACGGTCCCTTAGGTACACCCGGAAGTTCCCCAGACTATACTCTTTTGTTGTCGGGTGGAACGACTGGAGCAACAGGGGCAACCGGAGCTGGTTTGACTGGAGCCTTAGCATTTGATCCAGCGCTTGCGCCGGGGTATCCTGCAGGTCAGGTAATTACGTATAACGGTAGTACTTACATTACAAGTGTAGCTGGTCCATTAGGAACACCGGGTGCTTCATCGGATTACACATTAATTGCGGCTGCGGGGGCCACAGGTGCAACGGGTGTAGGATTAACTGGATTAACTTCTTTTGATCCAGCTCAGTCCCCAACATATCCAGCCGGTCAGGTCGTTACCTTTAATGGTAGTACGTATATTACGAATGTTGCAAGTCCTGTAGGAGTTCCAGGAAGCTCACCGGACTACACACTACTTGCGGCTGCGGGAGCCACGGGTGTAGGAACGACCGGGGCAACAGGAGCCACAGGTGTAGGATTAACTGGTATAGTGCCGTTCGATCCGGCTTTAGCACCAACCTATCCGGCGGGTCAGATCGTCACTTTTGGTGGCAGTACCTACATTGCGAATGTGGCATCGCCAACAGGTACGCCAAGCAGTTCAACAGACTATACTTTACTGGCAGGATCGGGTGTTACAGGTGCGACTGGAGCTACAGGCATAGGCCTAAACGGTGCAGTTCCGTTTGACCCCGCAGTAGCTCCAACGTATCCAGCGGGGCAGGTTGTGACATTTAACGGTAGTACGTATATAACCAATGTGGCTTCACCTACAGGAACACCTGGCACCTCGCCAGACTACACATTGCTTGCGGGTGCAGGACCTACAGGAGCCACAGGGGCATCGGGTGTAACGGGAGCAACTGGTGCAGGATTGACAGGCATAGTGCCATTCGATCCTGCCGTAGCTCCAACGTATCCAGCGGGTCAGGTTGTAACGTTTAATGGAAGCACATATATAACCAATGTAGCATCACCAACGGGAACGCCGGGTACATCACCGGATTATACATTACTTGCTGGTGCAGGAGCCACGGGTGTCACTGGGCCAACCGGAGTAGGGGTTACGGGAAGCACTGGAGCAACTGGTGCAGGTTTGACAGGTATTGTGACATTTGATCCAGCCGTGGCACCAACGTATCCAGCGGGTCAGGTCGTAACGTTCAATGGAAGTACGTATATTGCGAATGTAGCATCGCCAGCAGGTACACCAGGCACATCACCGGATTACACGTTGCTTGCCGGAGCGGGAGCAACGGGAGTTACAGGAGCCACAGGCATCGGCTTAAATGGTGTTGTGCCGTTTGACCCGGCAGTAGCTCCAACGTATCCAGCGGGTCAGGTCGTAACGTTCAACGGAAGCACGTATATTGCGAATGTGGCATCGCCAACGGGAACGCCGGGCACCTCGCCGGACTATACGTTGCTTGCAGGTGCAGGACCTACAGGAGCCACAGGGGCGTCAGGTTCAACGGGAGCGACAGGCGTAGGTCTAACTGGCATAGTGCCATTCGATCCAGCCGTGGCACCAACGTATCCGGCGGGTCAAGTCGTAACGTTCAACGGCAGTACGTATATTGCGAATGTGGCATCACCTACGGGAACGCCGGGAACTTCGCCGGATTACACGTTGATAGCTGGAGCAGGAGCCACGGGAGCAACCGGAGTTGGAGTAACGGGAAGTACGGGGGCGACAGGCACACCTGGCGTAACAGGGGCAACGGGCGTAACTGGTGCGGGTTTAACAGGAGTTGTACCGTTTGATCCAGCGGTAGCACCGACGTATCCGGCGGGTCAAGTCGTAACGTTCAATGGAAGTACGTATATTGCGAATGTGGCATCGCCGACGGGAACACCAGGCACCTCACCAGACTACACATTAATAGCGGGTGTAGGAGCAACTGGGGCAACCGGTGTCGGGGTGACAGGTAATACTGGAGCCACGGGCGTAACGGGTGCAGGACTCACGGGAGTTGTACCATTCGATCCAGCCGTAGCCCCGACGTATCCGGCGGGTCAAGTCGTAACGTTCAATGGAAGTACGTATATTGCGAATGTGGCATCACCAACGGGAACGCCGGGCACGTCACCGGATTACACGTTGATAGCTGGAGCAGGAGCAACGGGAGTTACAGGAGCCACAGGCATCGGCTTAAATGGAGTTGTGCCGTTTGACCCGGCAGTAGCTCCAACGTATCCAGTGGGTCAGGTCGTAACGTTCAACGGAAGTACGTATATTGCGAATGTGGCATCGCCAACGGGAACGCCGGGCACCTCGCCGGACTACACGTTGCTTGCAGGTGCAGGATCTACAGGAGCCACAGGGGTATCAGGTGCAACGGGAGCCACAGGCGTAGGTTTAAGTGGCATTGTACCATTCGATCCAGCCGTAGCCCCGACATATCCAGCGGGTCAAGTCGTGACGTTCAACGGTAGTACGTATATTGCGAATGTGGCATCACCAACGGGAACGCCGGGCACGTCACCCGACTATACGTTGATCGCAGGAGCAGGAGCCACAGGTGTTACGGGTGCAACAGGAATCGGAGTAACGGGAAGTACAGGAGTTACAGGTGCATCCGGCGTAACTGGAGCAACGGGCGTAGGATTAGCTGGAGTTGTACCGTTTGATCCAGCCGTAGCTCCAACGTATCCAGCGGGTCAAGTCGTGACGTTTAATGGCAGTACGTATATTGCGAATGTGGCATCGCCGACGGGAACACCAGGTACCTCACCAGACTACACATTAATAGCGGGTGTAGGAGCAACAGGGGCAACCGGTGTCGGGGTGACAGGTAATACTGGAGCCACGGGCGTAACGGGTGCAGGACTCACGGGAGTTGTACCATTCGATCCAGCGGTAGCCCCGACGTATCCAGCGGGTCAGGTCGTAACGTTCAACGGAAGTACGTATATTGCCAATGTGGCATCGCCAACGGGAACGCCGGGCACGTCACCGGACTATACGTTGATCGCAGGAGCAGGAGCGACGGGTGTTACGGGCGCAACCGGAGTTGGAGTAACGGGAAGTACGGGGGCGACAGGAACACCTGGCGTAACAGGGGCAACGGGTGTAACTGGTGCGGGTTTAACAGGAGTTGTACCGTTTGATCCAGCGGTAGCTCCGACGTATCCAGCGGGTCAGGTCGTAACGTTCAACGGAAGTACGTATATTGCCAATGTGGCATCGCCAACGGGAACGCCGGGCACGTCACCGGACTATACGTTGATCGCAGGAGCAGGAGCGACGGGTGTTACGGGCGCAACCGGAGTTGGAGTAACGGGAAGTACGGGGGCGACAGGAACACCTGGCGTAACAGGGGCAACGGGTGTAACTGGTGCGGGTTTAACAGGAGTTGTACCGTTTGATCCAGCGGTAGCTCCGACGTATCCAGCGGGTCAAGTCGTGACGTTCAACGGTAGTACGTATATTGCGAATGTGGCATCACCAACGGGAACGCCGGGAACATCACCGGATTACACGTTGATCGCAGGTGCAGGAGCAACAGGTGTTACGGGTGCAACCGGAGCTGGGGCAACAGGCAGTACTGGTGAACCCGGAGCAACTGGCGTCACGGGATTGACAGGGGCGACTGGGGTAACGGGAGCCACCGGAGTTAGCGTAACAGGTAGTACGGGAACAACAGGAGCAACTGGAGGAACAGGAACGACTGGCGTCACCGGATTAACTGGGGCGACTGGGGTAACGGGAGCCACAGGAGTAAGTGTAACAGGCGTCACGGGATCAACAGGAGCAACAGGTGAAACCGGAGTAACAGGCGTCACCGGATTGGCTGGGGCGACTGGTATTACAGGAGCCACAGGAGTAAGTGTAACAGGTAGTACGGGAACAACAGGAGCAACTGGAGGAACAGGAGCGACTGGCGTCACCGGATTGACTGGGGCGAATGGTATTACAGGAGCCACAGGAGTAAGTGTAACAGGTAGTACGGGAACAACAGGAGCAACTGGAGGAACAGGGACTATTGGCGCCACCGGATTGACAGGGGCGACTGGTATTACAGGAGCCACGGGAGTCGGCGTAACCGGAAGCACGGGTGCAACAGGTGTAACTGGTGAAACAGGAGCAACTGGTATTGCAGGCTTAACAGGAACCACAGGTATAACAGGAGCCACCGGAGTCGGCGTAACCGGAAGTACGGGAGCAACTGGTGGGACTGGAGGAACAGGAACTACAGGTATAACAGGGGCAACCGGAGTCGGCGTAACCGGAAGTACGGGAGCAACTGGCGCGACTGGAGGAACGGGAGCCACAGGTATAACAGGGGCAACCGGAGTCGGCGTAACCGGAAGTACGGGAGCAACTGGCGCGACTGGAGGAACAGGAGCTACAGGTATAACAGGGGCAACCGGAGTCGGTGTAACCGGAAGCACGGGAGCAACTGGCGCGACTGGAGGAACAGGAGCCACAGGTATAACAGGAGCAACCGGTGTGGGCATAACGGGAAGTACCGGTGCAACGGGTGTG